From the Streptomyces sp. Tu 2975 genome, one window contains:
- a CDS encoding DinB family protein: METTPDGRPIPPPYAGERGMLESWLDFHRATLALKCAGLDDDQVRRAAVTPSSMTILGLVQHLTEVERNWFQRVFAGQDVPLVYGEDGGFGYALAADRGIDEALAAWQAEVDRSRELIADASLDDSGTLSKENAAVLGGDGVSLRWILVHMIEEYARHNGHADLLRESIDGVTGA; the protein is encoded by the coding sequence ATGGAGACGACACCCGACGGACGCCCCATCCCGCCCCCGTACGCCGGTGAACGGGGCATGCTGGAAAGCTGGTTGGACTTCCACCGCGCGACACTGGCACTCAAGTGCGCCGGCCTCGACGACGACCAGGTGCGCCGCGCCGCCGTGACACCGTCGTCGATGACGATCCTCGGCCTGGTCCAGCACCTTACCGAGGTCGAACGGAACTGGTTCCAGCGCGTGTTCGCGGGCCAGGACGTCCCGCTGGTCTACGGCGAGGACGGCGGATTCGGCTACGCCCTCGCCGCGGACCGCGGGATCGACGAGGCCCTGGCCGCGTGGCAGGCCGAGGTCGACCGGAGCCGTGAGCTGATCGCGGACGCTTCGCTCGACGACTCCGGCACGCTCTCGAAGGAGAACGCGGCGGTCCTCGGCGGCGACGGGGTGTCGCTGCGCTGGATCCTGGTCCACATGATCGAGGAGTACGCGCGCCACAACGGCCATGCCGATCTGCTGAGGGAGAGCATCGACGGCGTCACGGGCGCGTAG
- a CDS encoding hydrogenase maturation nickel metallochaperone HypA has protein sequence MHEMSVALAVVDQVERAARSGGAVGVESVRLEVGELAGVVPDALAFCFELACAGTVLEGAELVTRSVTGTARCGACADVWDVGMPPQLICPACGDAAADLVSGRELRISEVRWTDAAAGTDADVTHARIREPIPEES, from the coding sequence ATGCACGAGATGTCCGTCGCGCTCGCCGTCGTCGACCAGGTCGAGCGGGCAGCGCGCTCCGGTGGGGCCGTGGGTGTCGAGAGCGTGCGCCTCGAGGTGGGGGAGCTGGCCGGGGTCGTTCCCGACGCGCTGGCCTTCTGCTTCGAACTCGCCTGCGCCGGCACGGTCCTCGAGGGCGCCGAACTCGTCACGCGGTCCGTCACGGGCACCGCACGCTGCGGCGCGTGCGCGGACGTGTGGGACGTCGGCATGCCGCCGCAGTTGATCTGCCCCGCCTGCGGCGATGCCGCCGCGGACCTCGTTTCGGGCCGTGAGCTGCGGATCTCCGAGGTGCGGTGGACCGACGCCGCGGCCGGGACCGATGCCGACGTGACACACGCACGCATCCGCGAACCGATTCCCGAGGAGAGCTGA
- a CDS encoding HypC/HybG/HupF family hydrogenase formation chaperone, with product MCLAVPGRVLGVEDRDGTRMATVDFGGVVKEVCLEYLPDLQVGEYAIVHVGFALQRLDEESARRTLELFENLGMLQEEFGDPWEAAAHMEEAERPAQDGVAEEVQR from the coding sequence ATGTGCCTTGCGGTACCCGGCAGAGTGCTGGGCGTCGAGGACAGGGACGGCACCCGCATGGCCACCGTCGACTTCGGCGGAGTGGTCAAGGAGGTGTGCCTCGAGTACCTGCCGGACCTGCAGGTCGGTGAGTACGCCATCGTCCATGTCGGCTTCGCCCTGCAGCGGCTGGACGAGGAATCGGCCCGCAGAACGCTGGAGCTGTTCGAGAACCTCGGCATGCTCCAGGAGGAGTTCGGCGACCCGTGGGAAGCGGCCGCCCACATGGAAGAAGCGGAACGGCCGGCGCAGGACGGCGTGGCCGAGGAGGTACAGCGGTGA
- the hypE gene encoding hydrogenase expression/formation protein HypE produces the protein MLSWTCPVPLSDRPRIVMGHGGGGVMSAELVEQVFAPAFGGPLLSALTDSAALELGGARLAFSTDSFVVRPMFFPGGSIGDLAVNGTVNDLAMSGARAAYLSCGFILEEGVGIDVVGRVAEALGAAARTAGVEVVTGDTKVVEAGHGDGIYINTSGIGLIPQGVDLRPQRVVPGDVVIVSGAIGVHGVAIMSVREGLEFGVEIESDCAALGGLVEAMLAVTPDLHVLRDPTRGGLAASLNEIAAASGTGVVVRERDVPVPQPVANACAVLGLDPMYVANEGKLVAFVARQHAEEVLAAMRAHPLGAEAAVIGEVVDEHRGMVVARTGLGGTRVVDLPVGEQLPRIC, from the coding sequence ATGCTCTCCTGGACATGCCCCGTCCCGCTGAGCGACCGGCCGCGGATCGTGATGGGCCACGGCGGAGGCGGGGTCATGTCCGCCGAGCTCGTCGAGCAGGTCTTCGCCCCGGCCTTCGGCGGCCCGCTGCTGTCCGCCCTGACGGACTCCGCCGCCCTGGAACTCGGCGGGGCGCGGCTGGCCTTCTCCACCGACTCCTTCGTGGTGCGGCCCATGTTCTTCCCGGGTGGCAGCATCGGTGATCTGGCCGTCAACGGAACGGTGAACGACCTCGCCATGAGCGGGGCCCGCGCCGCCTACCTGTCCTGCGGCTTCATCCTCGAGGAAGGCGTCGGGATCGACGTCGTCGGTCGCGTCGCCGAAGCCCTCGGGGCGGCGGCGCGCACCGCCGGGGTCGAGGTGGTGACGGGCGACACCAAGGTGGTGGAGGCCGGTCACGGCGACGGCATCTACATCAACACCTCCGGCATCGGACTGATCCCGCAGGGGGTCGATCTGCGTCCCCAGCGGGTCGTGCCCGGCGATGTCGTGATCGTCAGCGGCGCCATCGGTGTCCACGGGGTGGCGATCATGAGCGTGCGCGAGGGACTTGAGTTCGGGGTCGAGATCGAGAGCGACTGCGCGGCGCTCGGGGGCCTCGTCGAGGCGATGCTCGCCGTCACGCCCGACCTGCACGTCCTGCGTGATCCGACGCGCGGGGGACTGGCCGCCTCGCTCAACGAGATCGCGGCCGCGTCCGGGACGGGGGTCGTCGTCCGGGAACGGGACGTGCCGGTCCCGCAGCCCGTTGCCAACGCATGTGCCGTTCTGGGCCTGGACCCGATGTACGTGGCGAACGAGGGGAAGCTGGTCGCTTTCGTCGCGCGTCAGCACGCCGAGGAGGTCCTCGCGGCCATGCGCGCCCATCCCCTGGGCGCGGAGGCCGCCGTGATCGGCGAGGTGGTCGACGAGCACCGCGGGATGGTGGTCGCCCGCACCGGTCTCGGCGGCACACGGGTCGTCGATCTGCCCGTGGGGGAACAGTTGCCGCGGATCTGCTGA
- the hypD gene encoding hydrogenase formation protein HypD → MKYIDEFHDPDLAARLLDEIRATVTRPWALMEVCGGQTHTIIRHGIDQLLPDEVELIHGPGCPVCVTPLEVIDKALEIASRPGVIFCSFGDMLRVPGTGRDLFQVRGAGGDVRVVYSPLDALRIAEQNPDREVVFFGIGFETTAPPNAMTVHQARKLGIRNFSLLVSHVRVPPAIEAIMQSPNCRVQAFLAAGHVCSVMGTQEYPELAERFRVPIVVTGFEPLDILEGVRRTVLQLERGEHSVDNAYPRAVRAEGNPAARAMLDDVFEVTDRPWRGIGVIPDSGWRLSERYRDYDAEYRFSVDGINTREPAECRSGEVLQGLLKPHECEAFGTTCTPRTPLGATMVSSEGACAAYYLYRRLELKAPSSGAPSLEGSAVV, encoded by the coding sequence GTGAAGTACATCGACGAATTCCACGACCCGGACCTGGCGGCAAGGCTGCTGGACGAGATCCGCGCCACGGTGACGCGGCCATGGGCGCTGATGGAGGTCTGCGGCGGCCAGACCCACACCATCATCCGGCACGGGATCGACCAGCTCCTGCCGGACGAGGTCGAGTTGATTCATGGGCCGGGCTGTCCGGTGTGCGTGACACCGCTCGAAGTGATCGACAAGGCCCTCGAGATCGCCTCACGCCCCGGGGTGATCTTCTGCTCCTTCGGTGACATGCTGCGCGTCCCGGGCACCGGGCGGGACCTCTTCCAGGTCCGAGGGGCCGGCGGCGACGTCAGGGTGGTCTACTCGCCCCTCGACGCTCTTCGGATCGCCGAGCAGAACCCGGACCGTGAGGTCGTGTTCTTCGGCATCGGCTTCGAAACCACCGCGCCGCCCAACGCGATGACGGTGCATCAGGCGCGCAAGCTCGGGATCCGCAACTTCAGCCTTCTGGTCTCGCATGTACGCGTGCCTCCGGCGATCGAGGCGATCATGCAGTCCCCGAACTGCCGTGTGCAGGCGTTCCTCGCCGCCGGACATGTGTGCAGCGTGATGGGGACGCAGGAGTACCCGGAACTCGCCGAGCGCTTCCGGGTGCCCATCGTCGTCACCGGATTCGAGCCACTGGACATCCTGGAGGGGGTACGGCGCACCGTCCTGCAGCTGGAGCGGGGCGAACACTCGGTGGACAACGCCTACCCGCGCGCCGTCAGGGCCGAGGGAAATCCCGCCGCCCGAGCCATGCTCGACGACGTGTTCGAGGTCACGGACCGGCCGTGGCGCGGCATCGGCGTCATCCCCGACAGCGGTTGGCGGCTGTCCGAGCGCTATCGGGACTACGACGCCGAGTACCGCTTCTCGGTCGACGGCATCAACACCCGGGAGCCGGCCGAGTGCCGCAGCGGGGAGGTTCTGCAGGGGTTGCTGAAGCCTCACGAGTGCGAGGCCTTCGGCACGACCTGTACACCCCGCACGCCGCTGGGCGCCACGATGGTCTCCAGCGAGGGCGCCTGCGCCGCGTACTACCTGTACCGGCGGCTCGAACTGAAGGCCCCGTCCTCGGGAGCCCCGTCCCTGGAGGGCAGTGCCGTTGTCTGA
- a CDS encoding DUF6084 family protein encodes MTEFSFSCTGVRADAYAAGPTLVFRLRITASEGVRVHALALRCQIRIEPARRGYDDAEAGALTDLFGERSRWGSSLNPVQFAQVSVMVAGFTGEIETDLVVPCTYDTDIAASRYFRALSDGEVPLLMLFSGTAFTGAGGFHVEPVPWDKEIAHRMPVKVWQEMIEQHFPGCGWIRLPRDTMDALLDYRSRRALPSWQTTVETLLEEAGARTA; translated from the coding sequence ATGACCGAGTTCTCCTTCAGCTGCACCGGCGTGCGTGCCGACGCGTACGCCGCGGGCCCGACCCTCGTGTTCCGGCTGAGGATCACCGCTTCCGAGGGCGTACGGGTCCACGCCCTCGCGCTGCGCTGCCAGATCCGTATCGAACCCGCCCGGCGTGGATACGACGACGCGGAGGCCGGGGCGCTGACCGACCTGTTCGGCGAACGCTCCCGATGGGGCAGCAGCCTCAACCCGGTGCAGTTCGCACAGGTGTCCGTCATGGTCGCCGGCTTCACGGGGGAGATCGAGACGGACCTGGTCGTGCCCTGCACCTACGACACGGACATCGCGGCATCCCGCTACTTCCGGGCCCTGAGCGACGGGGAGGTCCCGCTGCTCATGCTGTTCTCCGGTACAGCCTTCACCGGCGCCGGTGGTTTCCATGTCGAGCCGGTGCCCTGGGACAAGGAGATCGCCCACCGGATGCCCGTGAAGGTCTGGCAGGAGATGATCGAGCAGCACTTCCCCGGCTGCGGCTGGATCCGGCTTCCGCGGGACACCATGGACGCGCTGCTCGACTACCGTTCGCGGCGCGCGCTGCCCTCCTGGCAGACGACCGTCGAGACGCTCCTCGAAGAGGCGGGGGCGAGGACGGCATGA
- a CDS encoding DUF6400 family protein, producing the protein MDQGSAPDHVNFTIDLTLEEARRRAEVMAALGPDWDPVAALRSEEAAHALLYSGLDAEQEQVYRRLVAAGVLPGREPGDAASD; encoded by the coding sequence ATGGACCAGGGCTCCGCACCCGACCACGTGAACTTCACCATCGACCTCACGCTCGAGGAGGCCCGCCGACGGGCCGAGGTCATGGCGGCCCTGGGGCCCGACTGGGATCCCGTGGCCGCACTCCGCTCGGAGGAGGCGGCCCATGCGCTCCTCTACTCCGGCCTGGACGCGGAACAGGAGCAGGTGTACCGACGGCTCGTGGCTGCGGGTGTGCTGCCGGGACGGGAGCCGGGCGATGCGGCTTCCGATTGA